Proteins encoded in a region of the Planococcus citri chromosome 1, ihPlaCitr1.1, whole genome shotgun sequence genome:
- the LOC135832617 gene encoding uncharacterized protein LOC135832617 isoform X1, with protein sequence MKQIFSIPKHVVFLVKEVPLFYGLEKYPTLDMCIENFEKILQFADWCMKLRIEEITVSMFSCIVFKFPNDEISKSMAAFRITLVNWLDREILISKGIRLNVISNTSELPDDISNLVRILQDITKSKAKLTLNILIGHLGETDLRNLDAIFQSSEWKSETDIFSKCIWPFSTEPQLILSNCIYKRLTDYLMWKTPSRCVFHFHQAWNTMKFYHFLGSLILFQFHRVNRSKL encoded by the exons ATGAAGCAGATTTTCAGTATTCCTAAACACGTTGTTTTTCTTGTCAAAGAAGTACCTCTTTTTTACGGACTCGAAAAATATCCTACCTTAGATATGTGTATTGAAAA ctttgaaaaaatattacaattcgCTGACTGGTGTATGAAGCTTAGAATAGAAGAAATCACTGTCAGCATGTTCTCgtgtattgttttcaaatttccaaatgatGAAATAAGTAAATCAATGGCTGCTTTTCGAATCACTTTGGTGAATTGGCTCGACAG AGAAATATTGATCTCCAAAGGGATACGTTTGAACGTTATTTCCAATACATCAGAATTACCCGACGATATATCTAATTTGGTGAGAATTCTGCAAGATATCACCAAAAGCAAAGCGAAATTAACCTTGAATATTTTAATTGGGCATCTCG GCGAGACTGATCTCAGGAATCTAGATGCCATATTCCAATCTTCTGAGTGGAAATCTGAAACGGATATATTTTCTAAATGTATTTGGCCTTTTTCCACTGAACCTCAACTGATCTTATCGAATTGCATATACAAGAGATTAACGGATTACTTGATGTGGAAA ACACCTTCAAGATGCGTCTTCCACTTTCATCAAGCGTGGAACACCATGAAGTTTTACCATTTCCTTGGAAGCTTGATATTATTCcaatttcatcgagtaaatcGATCAAAACTCTGA
- the LOC135832617 gene encoding uncharacterized protein LOC135832617 isoform X2, which translates to MKQIFSIPKHVVFLVKEVPLFYGLEKYPTLDMCIEKEILISKGIRLNVISNTSELPDDISNLVRILQDITKSKAKLTLNILIGHLGETDLRNLDAIFQSSEWKSETDIFSKCIWPFSTEPQLILSNCIYKRLTDYLMWKTPSRCVFHFHQAWNTMKFYHFLGSLILFQFHRVNRSKL; encoded by the exons ATGAAGCAGATTTTCAGTATTCCTAAACACGTTGTTTTTCTTGTCAAAGAAGTACCTCTTTTTTACGGACTCGAAAAATATCCTACCTTAGATATGTGTATTGAAAA AGAAATATTGATCTCCAAAGGGATACGTTTGAACGTTATTTCCAATACATCAGAATTACCCGACGATATATCTAATTTGGTGAGAATTCTGCAAGATATCACCAAAAGCAAAGCGAAATTAACCTTGAATATTTTAATTGGGCATCTCG GCGAGACTGATCTCAGGAATCTAGATGCCATATTCCAATCTTCTGAGTGGAAATCTGAAACGGATATATTTTCTAAATGTATTTGGCCTTTTTCCACTGAACCTCAACTGATCTTATCGAATTGCATATACAAGAGATTAACGGATTACTTGATGTGGAAA ACACCTTCAAGATGCGTCTTCCACTTTCATCAAGCGTGGAACACCATGAAGTTTTACCATTTCCTTGGAAGCTTGATATTATTCcaatttcatcgagtaaatcGATCAAAACTCTGA